The Streptomyces sp. NBC_01775 genome includes a region encoding these proteins:
- a CDS encoding AMP-dependent synthetase/ligase, whose product MSDTQSLIENRPPSVATLFLERVEATPDAEAYRYPVIRASGEGPDEWRSYSWGEAAERVFALAAGLMELGVGPEERVAIASGTRIEWILADLGILCAGAATTTVYPSTNAEETAFILADSESTVLVAEDASQLAKVREHRAELPKLAHVVLIDGEPAPEEAEEGWVLSFAELERRGTAYREKHPDAVTDVVRGLRSDQLATLIYTSGTTGRPKGVRLAQDAWSYMAKAIPQTGLLTPDDVQYLWLPLAHVFGKMLISAQIDAGHVIAVDGRVDKIIENLPVVQPTKMCAVPRIFEKVYNGVAQKARAGGSAKYKIFQWAAEVAREYARTTQDNQRRTGTPSAPAGLKVKHAIADRLVYSKLREAFGGRMVGCVSGSAALAPDLGYFFAGAGIPVLEGYGLTESSAASFCNRTDNYRTGTVGKPMPGTEVRIADDGEVLLRGPGIMQGYHGLPDKTAEVLEEDGWFHTGDIGEQSDDGYLKITDRKKDLIKTSGGKYISPAEAEGQFKAVCPYVSNILVHGAGRNFCTALIALDEPSIMAWAADQEALKGKPYETVVVSEEVRTLIDGYVEELNSGLQRWQTIKKFRVLPRDLDIEHGELTPSLKLKRPVVERKFGDLIEEMYAGARER is encoded by the coding sequence GTGAGCGACACACAGTCCCTGATCGAGAACCGGCCGCCTTCCGTGGCGACGCTCTTCCTGGAGCGCGTGGAGGCCACGCCCGACGCGGAGGCGTACCGCTATCCGGTGATCCGCGCCTCCGGTGAGGGACCCGATGAGTGGCGCTCGTACAGCTGGGGCGAGGCGGCCGAGCGGGTGTTCGCCCTCGCCGCCGGGCTGATGGAGCTGGGCGTCGGCCCCGAGGAGCGGGTCGCCATCGCGTCCGGCACCCGGATCGAGTGGATCCTCGCCGACCTGGGCATCCTGTGCGCCGGGGCGGCCACCACGACCGTCTACCCCAGCACCAACGCCGAGGAGACGGCCTTCATCCTCGCCGACTCCGAGAGCACCGTCCTGGTCGCCGAGGACGCCTCCCAGCTCGCGAAGGTACGGGAGCACCGCGCCGAGCTGCCCAAGCTGGCGCACGTGGTGCTCATCGACGGCGAACCGGCGCCCGAGGAGGCCGAGGAGGGCTGGGTGCTCTCCTTCGCCGAGCTGGAGCGGCGTGGCACCGCCTACCGCGAGAAGCACCCGGACGCGGTCACGGACGTGGTGCGCGGGCTGCGCTCCGACCAACTGGCCACGCTCATCTACACCTCCGGTACGACCGGCCGGCCCAAGGGCGTCCGGCTGGCACAGGACGCCTGGTCGTACATGGCCAAGGCCATCCCGCAGACGGGGCTGCTGACCCCGGACGATGTGCAGTATCTGTGGCTGCCGCTTGCGCATGTGTTCGGCAAGATGCTGATCTCCGCGCAGATCGACGCCGGACACGTCATCGCCGTCGACGGCCGCGTTGACAAGATCATCGAGAATCTGCCGGTCGTCCAGCCGACGAAGATGTGCGCCGTGCCGCGGATCTTCGAGAAGGTCTACAACGGCGTCGCGCAGAAGGCGCGGGCCGGCGGCAGCGCCAAGTACAAGATCTTCCAGTGGGCCGCCGAGGTCGCGCGCGAGTACGCGCGGACCACCCAGGACAACCAGCGCCGCACCGGCACCCCCTCGGCCCCCGCCGGGCTGAAGGTCAAGCACGCCATCGCCGACCGCCTGGTCTACAGCAAGCTGCGGGAGGCGTTCGGCGGCCGGATGGTCGGCTGCGTCTCCGGCTCCGCGGCGCTCGCCCCCGACCTGGGCTACTTCTTCGCGGGCGCCGGCATCCCGGTGCTGGAGGGCTATGGCCTCACCGAGTCGTCCGCCGCCAGCTTCTGCAACCGCACGGACAACTACCGCACCGGCACCGTCGGCAAGCCGATGCCCGGCACCGAGGTGCGCATCGCCGACGACGGGGAGGTCCTGCTGCGCGGACCCGGCATCATGCAGGGCTATCACGGGCTGCCGGACAAGACCGCCGAAGTCCTGGAGGAGGACGGCTGGTTCCACACCGGCGACATCGGTGAGCAGTCCGACGACGGCTATCTGAAGATCACCGACCGCAAGAAGGACCTGATCAAGACCTCGGGCGGGAAGTACATCTCGCCGGCCGAGGCGGAGGGCCAGTTCAAGGCGGTCTGCCCGTACGTCTCCAACATCCTGGTGCACGGCGCCGGACGGAACTTCTGCACCGCGCTCATCGCGCTGGACGAGCCGTCGATCATGGCCTGGGCCGCGGACCAGGAGGCGCTCAAGGGCAAACCGTACGAGACCGTCGTCGTCTCCGAGGAGGTGCGCACCCTCATCGACGGCTACGTCGAGGAGCTGAACAGCGGCCTCCAGCGCTGGCAGACCATCAAGAAGTTCCGGGTGCTGCCGCGCGACCTGGACATCGAGCACGGCGAGCTGACCCCCAGCCTCAAGCTGAAGCGCCCCGTGGTGGAACGGAAATTCGGCGACCTGATCGAGGAGATGTACGCGGGAGCGCGCGAGCGCTGA
- a CDS encoding DUF3097 domain-containing protein — protein sequence MRSRYDSPDLTPPWKRKQPVPEVPADRDLVVEEVTTGFCGAVIRCEKTAEGPTVTLEDRFGKHRVFPMAPRGFLLEGRTVTLVRPGAAASATAPSGPRLTASGSLAVPGARARVARAGRIYVEGRHDAELVEKVWGDDLRIEGVVVEYLEGVDDLPAIVEAFSPGPDARLGVLVDHLVPGSKESRIAAEVAGDGAGDVLVVGHPYIDIWEAVKPSSVGIAGWPRVPRGTDWKHGVCEGLGWALNTGAAWQRILGAVHTYKDLEPALLGRVEELIDFVTAPEG from the coding sequence ATGCGCAGCCGCTACGACAGCCCCGACCTCACCCCTCCGTGGAAGCGGAAGCAGCCGGTGCCCGAGGTGCCCGCCGACCGGGATCTGGTGGTGGAGGAGGTCACGACCGGATTCTGCGGTGCGGTCATCCGGTGCGAGAAAACCGCCGAGGGCCCGACGGTCACCCTGGAGGACCGCTTCGGCAAGCACCGCGTCTTCCCCATGGCCCCGCGCGGCTTCCTGCTGGAGGGCCGGACGGTGACCCTGGTCCGTCCGGGCGCAGCCGCCTCCGCCACGGCCCCCTCGGGCCCGCGCCTGACCGCCTCCGGCTCCCTCGCCGTACCCGGCGCCCGCGCCCGGGTGGCCCGCGCGGGCCGCATCTACGTCGAGGGACGGCACGACGCCGAGCTGGTCGAGAAGGTGTGGGGCGACGACCTGCGCATCGAGGGCGTCGTCGTCGAGTACCTGGAGGGCGTCGATGACCTGCCCGCCATCGTCGAGGCGTTCTCGCCGGGCCCTGATGCCCGTTTGGGCGTCCTGGTGGACCACCTCGTGCCCGGTTCGAAGGAGTCCCGTATCGCGGCGGAGGTCGCGGGGGACGGTGCGGGCGATGTGCTGGTCGTCGGCCATCCGTACATCGACATCTGGGAGGCCGTGAAACCCTCGTCCGTCGGCATCGCCGGATGGCCCCGGGTGCCGCGCGGTACCGACTGGAAGCACGGCGTGTGCGAGGGCCTGGGCTGGGCCCTCAACACGGGCGCCGCCTGGCAGCGCATCCTCGGTGCCGTCCACACCTACAAGGACCTGGAGCCGGCGCTCCTGGGACGGGTGGAAGAGCTGATCGACTTTGTGACGGCGCCGGAGGGGTAG
- a CDS encoding SpoIIE family protein phosphatase has translation MRRAKDAGATSSRGPMAPGERARKRVAGETAVAVPGPREISRTVRTELPGNALAAAAARSFAQAALDEWGPRGPLMDDTVLLVSELVTNAVVHAGTSVELECRYASGIVYAEVTDRHPARAVTSRGEAGHGYGLRLVSTLAKEWGISYRRDRKAVWFQLGPAEDTDGYDGLDEAPDSAHRGAQGDAYDAAHGDANRDEYGDAHDGASGDRTGAPAHPEWTSNGALSFLAEASDLLAGHTDEDKVASLAGQLMVPRFADWCAVWLEDSERARLPRLARVWHAQESRMEGLRAELEKEPPALVPRALPGQAVPWRWPEGAGAEDGSGASVMCRLVVGGRAVGTLVIGRGQLSRIPDEVMGLVEDFARRVALAVLSARRYTLQATISKVLQRGLLPSEEMHVPGLETALVYEPAGEGAWAGGDFYDLLRLADGSWRFALGDVCGNGPEAAVVTGLARPVLRLLAREGYSVPETLDRLNREIGEQARFLSLIYGELSFRAGSVDCTVACAGHPLPLVREASGTVRAAALPQLLLGVMREVTYDSQTFTLHPGDTLLCVTDGVTERRSGRRLFDDGDRLATVLAGCEQLDATDTAERVRRAVHGFAPGPPTDDLAMLVLRAPPLGAPGAREDTTGSSGPSGSSGPSGSSGPSDPEGAEPATR, from the coding sequence ATGAGGCGCGCTAAGGACGCGGGGGCCACAAGCTCACGCGGACCCATGGCGCCGGGGGAGCGGGCCAGGAAGCGGGTGGCAGGGGAGACCGCCGTCGCCGTCCCAGGACCGCGTGAGATCTCACGGACGGTAAGGACCGAGCTGCCGGGCAACGCGCTGGCTGCTGCGGCGGCACGCAGCTTCGCCCAGGCCGCGCTCGACGAATGGGGCCCGCGCGGCCCGCTGATGGATGACACGGTGCTGCTGGTCAGCGAGCTGGTGACCAACGCGGTCGTGCACGCGGGCACCTCCGTGGAACTGGAGTGCAGATACGCCTCGGGGATCGTCTACGCCGAGGTCACCGACCGCCATCCGGCCCGCGCCGTCACCTCGCGTGGCGAGGCGGGCCACGGCTACGGCCTGCGGCTGGTGAGCACGCTGGCCAAGGAGTGGGGCATCAGCTATCGCAGGGACCGCAAGGCCGTGTGGTTCCAGCTCGGCCCGGCCGAGGACACGGACGGCTACGACGGGCTCGACGAGGCACCCGACAGCGCGCACCGGGGCGCGCAGGGGGATGCGTACGACGCCGCGCACGGGGACGCGAACCGGGATGAGTACGGGGACGCGCACGACGGTGCGTCCGGTGACCGGACCGGCGCACCGGCGCACCCCGAGTGGACGAGCAACGGCGCGCTCTCCTTCCTCGCCGAGGCGTCCGACCTGCTCGCGGGTCACACCGACGAGGACAAGGTCGCCTCGCTCGCCGGGCAGTTGATGGTGCCCCGCTTCGCCGACTGGTGCGCCGTATGGCTGGAGGACAGCGAGCGCGCGCGCCTGCCGAGGCTGGCCCGCGTCTGGCACGCGCAGGAGAGCCGCATGGAAGGGCTGCGGGCCGAGCTGGAGAAGGAGCCGCCCGCCCTGGTGCCCCGCGCGCTGCCCGGTCAGGCCGTCCCCTGGCGCTGGCCCGAGGGGGCGGGCGCCGAGGACGGCTCCGGCGCCTCGGTGATGTGCCGCCTCGTGGTGGGCGGGCGCGCCGTCGGCACCCTGGTGATCGGCCGCGGGCAGCTGTCACGCATACCGGACGAGGTCATGGGCCTCGTCGAGGACTTCGCGCGCCGGGTGGCCCTCGCCGTCCTCTCCGCGCGCCGCTACACCCTCCAGGCCACCATCAGCAAAGTCCTCCAGCGCGGGCTGCTGCCCAGCGAGGAGATGCACGTACCCGGCCTGGAGACGGCACTGGTCTACGAGCCCGCGGGCGAAGGGGCCTGGGCCGGGGGCGACTTCTACGACCTGCTGCGACTGGCCGACGGCAGCTGGCGCTTCGCGCTCGGCGACGTGTGCGGCAACGGCCCGGAGGCGGCCGTCGTCACCGGCCTCGCCCGCCCCGTGCTGCGGCTGCTCGCCCGCGAGGGCTACTCCGTGCCCGAGACCCTGGACCGCCTCAACCGCGAGATCGGCGAACAGGCACGGTTCCTCTCCCTGATCTACGGCGAGCTGTCCTTCCGCGCGGGGTCGGTGGACTGCACCGTCGCCTGCGCGGGACACCCGCTGCCGCTGGTGCGGGAGGCCTCGGGCACCGTACGGGCCGCGGCGCTGCCACAACTGCTCCTGGGCGTGATGCGCGAGGTGACCTACGACAGCCAGACCTTCACGCTCCACCCGGGGGACACGTTGTTGTGCGTGACCGACGGCGTCACCGAACGCCGGTCGGGCCGACGGCTGTTCGACGACGGTGACAGGCTGGCCACGGTCCTGGCGGGCTGCGAACAGCTGGACGCCACGGACACCGCCGAACGCGTACGCCGCGCCGTGCACGGCTTCGCGCCCGGCCCGCCGACGGACGACCTGGCCATGCTGGTGCTGCGGGCGCCACCCCTCGGGGCGCCTGGGGCGCGGGAGGACACGACGGGTTCTTCGGGGCCCTCCGGTTCTTCGGGGCCCTCCGGCTCTTCGGGCCCCTCGGATCCGGAGGGTGCGGAACCGGCCACGCGCTGA
- a CDS encoding ATP-binding protein: MSSDFAKPRELPEAAPDLRPALTALTALCDGNFQARAVLSAESLSGLGKDDCQALADAVNGLAARVEHLGSELVRVQREVTRHGRIDERLSASPGTGSWTDTVIAANTLLDTLTYPVAEATRVLTAVAEGDLSPRIEQYDGHRPIRGELRRLGRTVNRVTGQLALFTSEVTRAGVDEDTTPVDGRPAPPHTSLSGLSGSWRAAAEAVNRMVSDLRETTRAKEWLESNLTRLAALMQGHRDIREVAELIMRELPPLVGAQYGALFLARVPSGASAPSQDASDLIYVAGFGTTALENRGLLVQGAPAQGLVAQVAAQKRRLLLTDVPRGYLPIASGLGSAPPGCVVILPVLYEDRVLGVLELASFTPFSDIHLAFFDQFMHTMGVALHTIRANTELSEKAALLAASSEYKTQFLANMSHELRTPLNSLLVLAQLLADNEAGNLSQEEVRFAQTIHRSGTDLLQLINDVLDLSTVEAGRMEVRPQRVTLLKLITYVHDTFRPLALDRGLGFTVQVTDGTPRELFTDERRVQQVLRNLLSNAFKFTSEGRVELRVGPVPGDRERVEMTVSDTGIGIAPERLALVFEAFQQGDRSTHRTYGGTGLGLSISQEIATLLGGRVSVESEPGKGSHFTFTVPTGLAEPQPGTVMAVPHPRIKEVTHEVAGNVTDAAPDHGAPPPSLARWQRGRAAEVLPHTKVLIVDDDIRNVFALTHVLGRVGMSVRYAENGREGLTRLGEGPTTDLVLMDIMMPELDGYEAIRTLRADPRFAALPVVALTAQAMPGDDQQSLTSGASAYVPKPVDIDLLLSTVLALLDPQSSTRPQ, encoded by the coding sequence ATGTCTTCCGATTTCGCAAAGCCCAGGGAACTCCCCGAAGCCGCCCCCGACCTGCGACCCGCGCTGACCGCGCTGACCGCGCTGTGCGACGGGAACTTCCAGGCCCGGGCCGTGCTGAGCGCCGAGTCGCTGTCGGGTCTGGGCAAGGACGACTGCCAGGCGCTGGCCGACGCCGTCAACGGACTCGCGGCACGGGTGGAACACCTCGGCTCCGAACTCGTGCGCGTCCAGCGGGAGGTGACCCGTCACGGGCGCATCGACGAGCGCCTCAGCGCCAGCCCCGGCACCGGATCGTGGACGGACACCGTGATCGCGGCAAACACGCTTCTGGACACCCTCACCTACCCGGTGGCCGAGGCGACGCGGGTGCTCACTGCCGTGGCCGAGGGCGATCTGTCGCCGCGGATCGAGCAGTACGACGGGCACCGCCCGATACGCGGCGAGCTGCGCCGGCTCGGCCGCACCGTCAACCGGGTCACCGGCCAGCTCGCGCTGTTCACCAGCGAGGTGACCCGGGCCGGTGTCGATGAGGACACCACCCCCGTCGACGGCAGGCCGGCGCCCCCGCACACCTCTCTGAGCGGGCTGTCGGGCAGCTGGCGGGCCGCGGCCGAGGCGGTCAACCGGATGGTGTCCGACCTCCGCGAGACGACCCGCGCCAAGGAGTGGCTGGAATCGAACCTGACCCGGCTGGCCGCGCTGATGCAGGGCCACCGCGACATCAGGGAGGTCGCCGAGCTGATCATGCGCGAGCTGCCGCCGCTGGTCGGCGCGCAGTACGGCGCCCTGTTCCTGGCCCGCGTCCCCAGCGGTGCGTCGGCCCCCTCGCAGGACGCCTCGGATCTCATCTACGTGGCGGGCTTCGGCACCACGGCACTGGAGAACCGCGGCTTGCTCGTCCAGGGTGCCCCGGCCCAGGGCCTGGTGGCGCAGGTGGCGGCGCAGAAGCGGCGGCTGCTGCTCACGGATGTGCCGCGCGGCTATCTGCCGATCGCCTCGGGGCTGGGCTCGGCCCCGCCCGGGTGTGTGGTGATCTTGCCCGTGCTGTACGAGGACCGGGTGCTGGGCGTGCTGGAGCTGGCCTCCTTCACCCCGTTCAGCGATATCCATCTGGCCTTCTTCGACCAGTTCATGCACACCATGGGCGTCGCCCTGCACACCATCCGCGCCAACACCGAGCTGTCGGAGAAGGCGGCGCTGCTGGCGGCCTCGTCCGAGTACAAGACGCAGTTCCTCGCGAACATGTCGCACGAGCTGCGCACCCCGCTCAACTCCCTGCTGGTGCTCGCCCAGCTGCTGGCCGACAACGAGGCGGGGAACCTCTCCCAGGAGGAGGTCCGCTTCGCGCAGACCATCCACCGCTCGGGCACCGATCTGCTCCAGCTCATCAACGACGTGCTCGACCTGTCCACCGTCGAGGCCGGCCGCATGGAGGTACGCCCCCAGCGGGTCACCCTGCTCAAGCTGATCACCTATGTGCACGACACCTTCCGCCCGCTCGCGCTCGACCGGGGTCTGGGCTTCACCGTGCAGGTCACCGACGGCACCCCGCGCGAGCTGTTCACCGACGAGCGCAGGGTCCAGCAGGTGCTGCGCAATCTGCTCTCCAACGCCTTCAAGTTCACCTCCGAGGGCCGGGTCGAGCTGCGGGTGGGACCGGTCCCGGGAGACCGGGAGAGGGTCGAGATGACCGTGTCGGACACCGGGATCGGGATCGCGCCCGAGCGCCTGGCGCTGGTCTTCGAGGCCTTCCAACAGGGCGACCGCTCCACGCACCGCACCTACGGCGGTACCGGGCTCGGCCTGTCCATCAGCCAGGAGATCGCCACCTTGCTCGGCGGGCGTGTCTCGGTCGAGAGCGAGCCCGGCAAGGGCAGCCACTTCACGTTCACGGTCCCCACCGGGCTGGCCGAGCCGCAGCCGGGGACCGTCATGGCCGTCCCCCACCCGCGTATCAAGGAAGTCACCCACGAGGTCGCCGGGAACGTCACGGACGCGGCACCCGACCACGGCGCACCGCCGCCGAGCCTGGCGCGCTGGCAGCGCGGCAGAGCGGCGGAGGTGCTGCCGCACACCAAGGTGCTGATCGTGGACGACGACATCCGCAACGTCTTCGCGCTCACCCATGTCCTGGGCCGCGTGGGCATGTCCGTGCGCTACGCGGAGAACGGCCGCGAGGGGCTGACCCGCCTCGGTGAGGGACCGACGACCGACTTGGTGCTGATGGACATCATGATGCCGGAGCTGGACGGCTACGAGGCGATCCGCACCCTGCGGGCCGACCCCCGCTTCGCGGCGCTGCCCGTCGTGGCGCTGACCGCGCAGGCCATGCCGGGTGACGACCAGCAGTCGTTGACCTCGGGCGCTTCCGCCTATGTGCCCAAGCCTGTTGACATCGATCTGTTGCTGAGTACCGTGCTCGCCCTGCTCGATCCGCAATCGTCTACGAGGCCGCAATGA
- the lepA gene encoding translation elongation factor 4, giving the protein MPATPTNAPEPSRTDPALIRNFCIIAHIDHGKSTLADRMLQLTGVVDKRQMRAQYLDRMDIERERGITIKSQAVRMPWAPSEDAGSPYILNMIDTPGHVDFTYEVSRSLAACEGCVLLVDAAQGIEAQTLANLYLAMEHDLTIIPVLNKIDLPAAQPEKFAAELAHLIGCEPEDVLKVSAKTGEGVEELLDEVVRQVTPPVGDAAAPARAMIFDSVYDAYRGVVTYVKVVDGQLSRRERIRMMSTGATHELLEIGTNSPEMTPADGLGVGEVGYLITGVKDVRQSKVGDTVTLLAKGAEKALPGYKDPKPMVFSGLYPLDGSDYPELRDALDKLLLNDAALTYEPETSAALGFGFRVGFLGLLHLEVIRERLEREFGLDLIATAPNVVYRVVMEDGTEHVVTNPSEFPTGKLDTVHEPVVRATLIAPSEFIGAIMELCQSRRGNLQGMDYLSEDRVELRYTLPLAEIVFDFFDALKSKTRGYASLDYEPTGEQSADLVKVDILLQGDKVDAFSAIVHKEKAYAYGTRMANKLRELIPRQQYEVPIQAAIGARVIARETIRAIRKDVLAKCYGGDISRKRKLLEKQKEGKKRMKVVGRVEVPQEAFIAALSSDDSGGEAKAKK; this is encoded by the coding sequence GTGCCCGCGACCCCAACGAACGCGCCGGAGCCGAGCCGTACCGACCCGGCGTTGATCCGTAACTTCTGCATCATCGCGCACATCGACCATGGAAAGTCCACGCTGGCCGACCGGATGCTCCAGCTCACCGGCGTCGTGGACAAGCGGCAGATGCGCGCGCAGTACCTCGACCGCATGGACATCGAGCGCGAGCGGGGCATCACGATCAAGTCCCAGGCCGTCCGGATGCCCTGGGCGCCCAGCGAGGACGCGGGCAGCCCGTACATCCTCAACATGATCGACACCCCTGGGCACGTCGACTTCACCTACGAGGTCTCCCGCTCGCTGGCGGCCTGCGAGGGCTGCGTCCTGCTGGTCGACGCCGCGCAGGGCATCGAGGCCCAGACGCTCGCCAACCTGTACCTGGCGATGGAGCACGACCTCACGATCATTCCCGTGCTCAACAAGATCGACCTGCCGGCCGCCCAGCCCGAGAAGTTCGCCGCCGAGCTGGCGCACCTCATCGGCTGCGAGCCCGAGGACGTGCTGAAGGTCTCCGCGAAGACCGGCGAGGGTGTCGAGGAGCTGCTGGACGAGGTCGTACGCCAGGTCACACCGCCGGTCGGCGACGCGGCGGCGCCGGCGCGTGCGATGATCTTCGACTCGGTCTACGACGCCTACCGCGGCGTGGTCACCTACGTGAAGGTCGTCGACGGGCAGCTCAGCAGGCGCGAGCGCATCCGCATGATGTCGACGGGCGCGACGCACGAGCTGCTGGAGATCGGCACCAACTCCCCCGAGATGACGCCCGCCGACGGGCTCGGCGTCGGGGAGGTCGGCTATCTGATCACCGGTGTGAAGGACGTGCGCCAGTCCAAGGTGGGTGACACCGTCACCCTGCTGGCCAAGGGCGCGGAGAAGGCGCTTCCCGGGTACAAGGACCCGAAGCCGATGGTCTTCTCCGGGCTGTATCCGCTGGATGGCTCGGACTATCCGGAGCTGCGGGACGCGCTGGACAAGCTGCTGCTCAACGATGCCGCGCTGACGTACGAGCCGGAGACCTCGGCGGCGCTCGGCTTCGGCTTCCGCGTGGGCTTCCTCGGTCTGCTGCACCTGGAGGTGATCAGGGAGCGGCTGGAGCGCGAGTTCGGCCTCGACCTGATCGCCACCGCGCCCAACGTGGTCTACCGCGTGGTCATGGAGGACGGCACCGAGCATGTGGTGACCAACCCCAGCGAGTTCCCCACGGGGAAGCTCGACACCGTGCACGAGCCGGTCGTGCGCGCGACGCTGATCGCGCCCAGCGAGTTCATCGGCGCGATCATGGAGCTGTGCCAGTCGCGGCGCGGCAACCTCCAGGGCATGGATTACCTGTCCGAGGACCGGGTCGAGCTGCGCTACACGCTCCCGCTCGCGGAGATCGTCTTCGACTTCTTCGACGCGCTGAAGTCCAAGACCCGGGGCTACGCCTCGCTGGACTACGAGCCGACCGGCGAGCAGAGCGCCGATCTGGTCAAGGTCGACATCCTGCTCCAGGGCGACAAGGTGGACGCGTTCTCCGCGATCGTGCACAAGGAGAAGGCGTACGCCTACGGCACGCGCATGGCCAACAAGCTGCGGGAGCTGATCCCCAGACAGCAGTACGAGGTGCCCATCCAGGCCGCCATCGGCGCCCGGGTCATCGCCCGCGAGACGATCCGCGCGATCCGCAAGGACGTCCTCGCCAAGTGCTACGGCGGCGACATCTCGCGTAAGCGCAAGCTGCTGGAGAAGCAGAAGGAAGGCAAGAAGCGGATGAAGGTCGTGGGGCGCGTGGAGGTGCCGCAGGAGGCCTTCATCGCCGCGCTGTCCTCCGACGACAGCGGCGGCGAGGCCAAGGCCAAGAAGTAG
- the hemW gene encoding radical SAM family heme chaperone HemW, which produces MPSALPDGEAVPEDGSLPPSAQENRTSHPLGIYIHVPFCASRCGYCDFNTYTATELRSGKDGVLASRESYAETLTEEIRLARKVLGDDPRRVETVFVGGGTPTLLPAADLSRMLTAVKDEFGLAENAEVTTEANPESVDPAYLSALRTAGFNRISFGMQSARPHVLKILDRTHTPGRPEACVAEARAAGFSHVNLDLIYGTPGESDEDWSASLDAALGAGPDHISAYALIVEEGTQLARRIRRGEVPMTDDDTHADRYLMTEERLSAAGMEWYEVSNWATRGDETARCRHNELYWKGADWWGAGPGAHSHVGGVRWWNVKHPAAYAQALAEGRSPGAGRELLSPEDRRVERILLELRLARGCPLSLLAPDGAKAARQARDDGLLEPGHYEAGRAALTLRGRLLADAVVRDLVD; this is translated from the coding sequence ATGCCCTCCGCACTCCCCGACGGCGAAGCCGTGCCCGAGGACGGCTCCCTGCCGCCCTCCGCGCAGGAAAACCGCACGTCACACCCCCTCGGCATCTACATCCACGTGCCCTTCTGCGCCTCTCGCTGCGGCTACTGCGACTTCAACACCTACACGGCCACCGAGCTGCGCAGCGGCAAGGACGGCGTCCTCGCCTCGCGCGAGAGCTACGCGGAGACCCTCACCGAGGAGATCCGCCTGGCCCGCAAGGTGCTGGGCGACGACCCGCGTCGGGTCGAGACGGTCTTCGTCGGCGGCGGAACGCCGACGCTGCTGCCCGCCGCCGACCTGTCGCGCATGCTGACCGCCGTCAAGGACGAGTTCGGGCTGGCCGAGAACGCCGAGGTCACCACCGAGGCGAATCCGGAATCCGTCGATCCCGCCTACCTCAGCGCGCTGCGCACGGCCGGCTTCAACCGGATCTCCTTCGGCATGCAGAGCGCCCGCCCCCACGTGCTGAAGATCCTGGATCGCACGCACACCCCGGGCCGCCCGGAGGCATGTGTCGCGGAGGCCCGCGCCGCGGGCTTCTCGCACGTCAATCTCGACCTGATCTACGGCACCCCCGGCGAGTCCGACGAGGACTGGAGCGCCTCGCTGGACGCCGCGCTCGGCGCGGGGCCCGATCACATCTCGGCGTACGCGCTGATCGTCGAGGAGGGCACCCAGCTCGCGCGGCGTATCCGGCGCGGCGAAGTGCCGATGACGGACGACGACACGCACGCGGACCGCTATCTGATGACCGAGGAGCGGCTCTCGGCGGCCGGTATGGAGTGGTACGAGGTCTCCAACTGGGCGACGAGGGGCGACGAGACGGCCCGCTGCCGGCACAACGAGCTGTACTGGAAGGGCGCCGACTGGTGGGGCGCGGGACCCGGCGCACACAGCCATGTGGGCGGGGTGCGCTGGTGGAACGTGAAGCATCCGGCCGCGTACGCGCAGGCCCTGGCGGAGGGCCGATCCCCGGGTGCGGGGCGCGAGCTGCTCTCGCCGGAGGACCGGCGCGTCGAGCGGATCCTGCTGGAGCTGCGGCTCGCGCGGGGCTGCCCGCTCTCCCTCCTCGCACCGGATGGTGCGAAGGCGGCACGTCAGGCGCGGGACGACGGGCTGCTGGAGCCCGGCCACTACGAGGCCGGCCGCGCGGCCTTGACCCTGCGCGGCCGGCTCCTGGCCGACGCGGTGGTCCGGGACCTGGTGGACTGA
- a CDS encoding response regulator encodes MTTGITARTTAREHEASILLVDDMEDNLVALEAVLSALQVPLVRAGSGEEAMKALLRQDFALVLLDVLMPGMDGFETASHIKRLDQTKDIPIIFLTGAETATDAGYAFRGYATGAVDYLTKPFDPWVLRTKVAVFLDLHRKNRQLQDLLDHEQHRLDDFAHRLEVVEGHLSSSDDTEQLARHVAEMAEALEELRCVER; translated from the coding sequence ATGACCACCGGTATCACGGCGCGTACCACCGCCAGAGAACACGAAGCCAGCATCCTCCTCGTCGACGACATGGAGGACAATCTCGTCGCGCTGGAGGCCGTCCTCTCCGCGCTCCAGGTGCCCCTCGTACGTGCCGGCTCGGGTGAGGAGGCCATGAAGGCGCTGCTGCGGCAGGACTTCGCGCTGGTGCTGCTCGACGTGCTGATGCCGGGCATGGACGGCTTCGAGACGGCCTCCCACATCAAGCGGCTCGACCAGACCAAGGACATCCCGATCATCTTCCTGACCGGAGCGGAGACGGCGACCGACGCCGGGTACGCGTTCCGCGGCTACGCGACCGGCGCCGTCGACTACCTCACCAAGCCGTTCGACCCGTGGGTGCTGCGCACCAAAGTGGCGGTCTTCCTCGATCTGCACCGCAAGAACCGGCAGTTGCAGGACCTGCTCGACCACGAGCAGCACCGGCTCGACGACTTCGCACACCGCCTGGAGGTGGTGGAGGGCCACCTGTCCTCCAGCGACGACACCGAGCAGCTCGCGCGGCACGTGGCCGAGATGGCCGAGGCGCTGGAGGAGCTGCGCTGTGTCGAGCGCTGA